The genomic segment GGCGCTGGAAATGGTGCCGGTGATGCTGCGGGCCGGCTCGGTCCGCCACGCCGATTCCGTCGCCGCCGCAGGGGTGATGGCGCGGATGGAGGGGCTGTGCGCCCGCACCGGCGGTGCCAGGCTGCGCCGCCACGACGGCCGACTGATGCTGGACCTTTGAGCTATCGGTTTGCTGCCGATCGGGCGATCCCGTCCGATCGGAGGTCTATCTAGGACGACCGCCGGTGCAGGGCGTTGCCGTCGGCGTCGTAGAACACCTCTTCGACCGGATTTCCCTGGCCGTCGAGCGCGGTCCACGGACCGACCGGCGTGCCGTCGTCGGTCCGGCAGCCGTACCATGTCAGCCCGTCCCGTTCCTCTGTCACCGGCATGGCGCCGAACGGGCAGCGCAGATGCAGCGGGAAGGGCTGCGGCAGACCGGCCGCGCCACTGTCACTCCCTGTAGCGTCGGGTGCGGGCGGGTAGGGGTTGTCGCCGGTCACCGAACAGCGTTGCGCGCAATAGCCGCCGTCGGTCATCGCCGCCCAGGCCGAGAGCGCGGGCGCATAGACCTCGAGGCACGCCTCGACGAGAGCCGTCTCGCAGGCGCGACAGTCGGCCCGCCAGGCGCGGTTCAGCAGTCCCGCCTCGATCGTCTCGCAGTCGCAGGTGATGGCGGCGCAGGGCGTGCCGGCCGCGGGTTCGTCGGGTTGGCCGAGCGCGGGCGCGGCCCAGGCCAGGCTGAGCGCGAGCGCCGCCGGTCGGAGCATCCTCATAGCCCTCTCCCTGTGCTGGCGACTCGCCGGACTCGGTTGCGCGCGGCCGTCCGGCGGGCTAGGGTGCGAGTCGCGTGACGAATTTTTTTCGGCCGGCGGCCGGCGCGCGATCACAATAATTTACCATTTCGACCGGCGCTCTGCAGTTGCAGGCTGCGACGACTCGAAGCCTGCCCTGCTTTTGGGCATCGAGTCGGTCCATCGGAAAAGCGCCGTTTACCTCGGTTAATCGCGCCGCGACTCGTCGGTGCGCCGAGTTGCCGCACCGCAACAGCCAAGTCGAAACCGAGTGGAAATTATTACCGCCGCGGCCGTCACGAAAGCGAAATTGGTTAACCTTTCATTCATAATTTCGCCTTATTGATGCTATTGCCTTATCGGCGTTTCCTCCCTCGACCTCGGGCCGCTCTCAGCGGCCCATTTTTTTTCCGCCATTACGGATATGAAGAAGCCGTCGGTTGCGGTGGCGGCCGGCGTGAAGCAAAGGCCCCTGTCGCTGCTGTCCAGGCATTGTGCAGGCAGGTCGGCGAGCCCGGCTTCGGCCGCCAGTTCTGACGGCGCCACCGCACCCATTGCCGGATATTCGGGCAGGAACGCCGCGATCCTGTCCGGACCTTCCTCGCACAGCACGGAGCAGACGGCATAGACGATGCGCCCGCCCGGCCGGACCAGCGCTGCGGCGCGGCGCAGCAGCCCGGCCTGGACGCCGGCCAGCCGGTCGAGCTCGGACCGCGACAGGCGCAGCCGGCCGTCGGGCTGCCGGCGCCACATGCCGGTGCCGCTGCAGGGCGCGTCGACCAGCACCAGGTCGGCGCTGCCGTCCAGCGCCGGATCGTCGGGCGCCGCCAGTTCGACCGTCGCGCCGGCGCGGCGGCGCGCGGCACCAGCCGCGCCAGCCGGTCCGGTTCGCTGTCGCAGGCGACCAGGCGGCCGGCGTTGCCCATCAGCGCGGCCAGCGCCAGCGTCTTGCCGCCGGCGCCGGCGCACAGGTCGATCGCCGTCATGCCCGGCCCGGCCCCGCTGGCCAGTGCGACCAGCTGCGATGCCTCGTCCTGCGGCTCGAACCAGCCGGCTTTGTAGGGGGCAAGTCCGGCCAGCACGAAGCGGTCGGCGACGCGCAGGCCGTCGGGCGACCACGGCGTCGGCGTCGCGGCAATGCCGGCGCGCGCCAGCGCCGCGGCCGCCTCGTCGCGGCTCGCCTTCAGCCGGTTGACGCGCAGGTCGACCGGCGCCGGCCGGTTCAGCGCCTGCGCTTCGGCCGGCCAGCCGTCGCCGAAGCGGCGCACGAATGCCGGCCGCAGCCATTCGGGCAGGTTGGTCTCGGCCCAGTCGGGCAGCGGCATCGCCAGGCCGGCCTCGACGATGGCGCGTTCTTCGGCGTCCAGCGGCGGCGGCGCATAGCGGTCGCCGCTGAACGCGGCGGCAAGGCCGTCGATGCCGTCGCGCGCCGCCAGCCATGCCGCCACCCGCAGCCGCCCGGTCGGCGCGTGGCCGGCGAGCCGCCGGTCGACGGCGACGATGCGGCGCAGCAGCGCGTAAAGGTCGTCGCCGATCGCGCGGCGGTCCTTGGCGCCGATGAACCGGCGCGTACGAAGATAGCCGCGCAGTATCTCGTCGGCCGGCCGCCGGCCGCCGGCCACCGCGTCGAAGATCTCGACGAGCGCGGCGATGCGGGCGGCCGGGGTCACATCTCCTGCTGGTAGTTGGGCGCGGCGCGCGTGATGGAGACGTCGTGCACGTGGCTTTCGCGCAGGCCGGCATTGGTGATGCGCAGGAACCGGCAGTTCGCCTGCATCTCGGCGATGGTGGCGTTGCCGGTGTAGCCCATCGCGGCGCGCAGCCCGCCGACCAGCTGGTGGATGATGGCGCCGATCGGCCCGCGATAGGGCACCCGGCCCTCGATGCCCTCGGGCACCAGCTTCAGGGTGGAGCCGACCTCCTGCTGGAAGTAGCGGTCGGCGGAGCCGCGCGCCATCGCGCCGACCGAGCCCATGCCGCGGTAAGACTTGTACGACCGGCCCTGGAAGTGGAACACCTCGCCCGGCGCCTCGTCGGTGCCGGCGAACATCGAGCCCATCATCACCGCGTCCGCGCCGGCGGCGATCGCCTTGGCGATGTCGCCCGACGACTTGATGCCGCCGTCGGAGATCAGCGGCACGCCGGCCTCGGCACAGACCGGCCGGGCGTCGGCGATGGCGGTGAGCTGCGGCACGCCGACCCCGGCAACAACGCGGGTGGTGCAGATCGAGCCGGGGCCGATGCCGACCTTGACCGCGTCCGCGCCGGCCTCGATCAGCGCCCTGGCGCCGGCGGCGGTGGCGACGTTGCCGGCGATGATCTGGGTGTAGTTGCTGAGCTTCTTCACCTTCTCGACCGCGCGCAGCACGCCCTCGCTGTGGCCGTGGGCGGTATCGACCACCACCAGGTCGACGCCGGCCTCGATCAGCGCCTTGGCCCGCTCCAGCCCGGCGTCGCCGACGCCGGTGGCGGCGCCGACCCGCAGCCGGCCGTGCTCGTCCTTGCAGGCGTCGGGGAATTTCTGCGCCTTCTCGATGTCCTTCACCGTCATCAGGCCGATGCAGCGATAGGCATCGTCGACCACCAGCAGCTTCTCGATCCGGTGCCGGTGCAGCAGCCGCTTGGCCTCCTCCGACGACACGCCCTCGCGCACCGTGACCAGGTCGCGGGTCATCAACTCGCTGACCGGCTGGCGCGGGTTGGAGGCAAAGCGCACGTCGCGGTTGGTCAGGATGCCGACCAGCTTGCCCGACGGCTCGACGATGGGGATGCCGGAGATGCGGTGCCGCTCCATCAGGTCGAGCGCGTCGGACAGCGGCTGGGTCGGCAGCATGGTGATCGGGTTCACCACCATGCCGGCCTCGAACCGCTTGACCCGGCGCACCTCCTCGGCCTGCTGCGCCACCTCCAGGTTCTTGTGGATGATGCCGATGCCGCCGGCCTGGGCCATCGCGACCGCCAGCCCGCTCTCGGTCACCGTGTCCATCGCGGCGGAGATCAGCGGGATGTTGACGTTGACCGTGCGGGTCAGCCGCGAGGCGGTGTTGGCCTCGCCGGGCAGCACGCGCGACGGCCCCGGCTCGAGCAGAACGTCGTCAAAGGTCAACGCCTCACGGATCTGCATCGCCGGCCTCGCGTGTATCGGATGGGTGGCCGGGGACTATACCCCCCGGGCGAGTCGGGACAAGGGGCAGGCGGCCGCGGGGCGCGTGCCGCGCCTGCGACCATGCGCCCGGGACGGTTGAAGCGCGCCGCGCCGCCCCCGACATGCCGTTCATGGCACGCAAGATGGAGGCGAGCATGGGACGGTTTCTCGGGTTCGCGGGTCTGGTCGCCGCGGCGGCGGCGGCCGCGGCGCTGGCGGCCGGCGACGGTCGCGCCGCAAGCTATGCGCTGTGCACCGGCGACGCGCCGGCGACGGCCGGACCGGCGCTGGAAGACTGGCTGGCGCTGCCGCTGGCCGGGGCGCCGGTGCGGCTGATGGTCAACGATCCGGTCACCCGGTCCGGCACCGGCACGCTGTCGATCGTCAAGAACCGGTCCGGCGGCTACACGGTCAGCCTGGCGATCACCGCCGGCGGCACCATGCCCAACCTGCTCGGAACCCGGCAGAGCAACAGCGTCACGGTCGAAGGCATCGCCGACGGCGCGCTGCTGGTGGTGCCGGACAGCGTGGTGTTCTGGCACCAGGACGGCCGCATCGCCTTCGCCACCGTGGCGACGCAGGCGGCGGTCGACTGCTTCTACGGCTCTGCCGACCTTCCCTGAGGCTAGCGTTCCG from the Alphaproteobacteria bacterium genome contains:
- a CDS encoding rRNA cytosine-C5-methylase; its protein translation is MTPAARIAALVEIFDAVAGGRRPADEILRGYLRTRRFIGAKDRRAIGDDLYALLRRIVAVDRRLAGHAPTGRLRVAAWLAARDGIDGLAAAFSGDRYAPPPLDAEERAIVEAGLAMPLPDWAETNLPEWLRPAFVRRFGDGWPAEAQALNRPAPVDLRVNRLKASRDEAAAALARAGIAATPTPWSPDGLRVADRFVLAGLAPYKAGWFEPQDEASQLVALASGAGPGMTAIDLCAGAGGKTLALAALMGNAGRLVACDSEPDRLARLVPRAAAPARRSNWRRPTIRRWTAAPTWCWSTRPAAAPACGAGSPTAGCACRGPSSTGWPASRPGCCAAPQRWSGRAGASSMPSAPCCARKVRTGSRRSCPNIRQWVRWRRQNWRPKPGSPTCLHNAWTAATGAFASRRPPPQPTASSYP
- the guaB gene encoding IMP dehydrogenase, producing MQIREALTFDDVLLEPGPSRVLPGEANTASRLTRTVNVNIPLISAAMDTVTESGLAVAMAQAGGIGIIHKNLEVAQQAEEVRRVKRFEAGMVVNPITMLPTQPLSDALDLMERHRISGIPIVEPSGKLVGILTNRDVRFASNPRQPVSELMTRDLVTVREGVSSEEAKRLLHRHRIEKLLVVDDAYRCIGLMTVKDIEKAQKFPDACKDEHGRLRVGAATGVGDAGLERAKALIEAGVDLVVVDTAHGHSEGVLRAVEKVKKLSNYTQIIAGNVATAAGARALIEAGADAVKVGIGPGSICTTRVVAGVGVPQLTAIADARPVCAEAGVPLISDGGIKSSGDIAKAIAAGADAVMMGSMFAGTDEAPGEVFHFQGRSYKSYRGMGSVGAMARGSADRYFQQEVGSTLKLVPEGIEGRVPYRGPIGAIIHQLVGGLRAAMGYTGNATIAEMQANCRFLRITNAGLRESHVHDVSITRAAPNYQQEM